CGGTTCGGCACGCCTTGGATGCTGGATTTAACCGGCGCGAAGGCGGTGTAAAAATCCCCGCAACGTCTTGCGGGGAATGGTGTTTTCGGTTTCGTGAAGGTCAGCCCAGCAGGCGGCGGGCGATGACCTGCGCCTGAATTTCGGCGGCACCTTCAAAGATATTCAGAATGCGCGCGTCGCACAGGATGCGGCTGATCTGGTATTCCAGCGCGAAGCCGTTGCCGCCATGGATCTGCAAACCGTTATCGGCGGCAGCCCATGCCACCCGCGCGCCCAGCAGCTTGGCCATGCCCGCTTCCAGATCGCAGCGGCGCTCGGCGTCTTTTTCGGCGGCGCTGAAATAGGTCAACTGGCGCGCGACCATGATTTCCACCGCCATCATCGCCAGTTTGCTGGCCACGCGGGGGAATTCGATCAATGATTTGCCGAATTGCTTGCGGTCTTCGGCATATTGCATCGACACTTCCAGCGCGTTTTGCGCCACGCCAATGGCGCGGGCAGCGGTCTGGATGCGGGCGGACTCGAAGGTCTGCATAAGCTGCTTGAAGCCTTGGCCTTCGACGCCGCCCAGCAGGTTCTCGCCCTTCACCTTGAAGCCGTCGAAGCCCAGTTCGTATTCCTTCATGCCGCGGTAGCCCAGCACCTCGATCTCGCCACCGGTCATGCCGGGGGTGGGGAAGGGGTGCTCATCGGTGCCCGGCTCTTTTTCGGCCAAGAACATCGACAACCCGCGATAATCCTGCGTGTCGGGGATGGTGCGCGCCAGCACGGTCATGACATGGGTGCGCGCGGCATGGGTGATCCATGTCTTGTTGCCGGTGATTTCCCAATCATCGCCCACCTTGACCGCGCGGGTGCGCAATGCGCCAAGGTCGGACCCGGTATTGGGTTCGGTGAACACGGCGGTGGGCAAAATCTCGCCCGAGGACAGTTTGGGCAGCCAATGCTCTTTTTGGTCCTGCGTGCCGCCGCAGATGACCAATTCGGCGGCAATCTCGGTCCGGGTGCCAAGGCTGCCCACGCCGATATAGCCGCGCGACAGTTCTTCCGACACAACCACCATGGCGGATTTCGGCATACCAAGGCCGCCGAATTCTTCCGGAATGGTCAGGCCGAACACGCCCATTTCGGCCAGTTGTTCGATGACCTC
This genomic window from Roseibaca calidilacus contains:
- a CDS encoding acyl-CoA dehydrogenase family protein yields the protein MPHDGQTVPTTLLPDLLALTRAAIAPAEAVLGKATEALRSRVAPAGKVDATLLEADQHAAHGLAWLATYVESLRQMQAWADALHTEGRFGEMEALIHQIAFGEYLQQIAGGIPMNQGEIVRMADMGLDWTDLSEFQTDAVRSLRESGNTDAARLRLVALMRENHGRATFGATGLDEELEMIRDQFRRYADEQIVPHAHEWHLKDELIPMEVIEQLAEMGVFGLTIPEEFGGLGMPKSAMVVVSEELSRGYIGVGSLGTRTEIAAELVICGGTQDQKEHWLPKLSSGEILPTAVFTEPNTGSDLGALRTRAVKVGDDWEITGNKTWITHAARTHVMTVLARTIPDTQDYRGLSMFLAEKEPGTDEHPFPTPGMTGGEIEVLGYRGMKEYELGFDGFKVKGENLLGGVEGQGFKQLMQTFESARIQTAARAIGVAQNALEVSMQYAEDRKQFGKSLIEFPRVASKLAMMAVEIMVARQLTYFSAAEKDAERRCDLEAGMAKLLGARVAWAAADNGLQIHGGNGFALEYQISRILCDARILNIFEGAAEIQAQVIARRLLG